GGACACTGTCCATTCTCCATTTATTTACCCCTGTTCAtcatttgttataaaagaagactgtgaattggcttggaaaccccaagaacaattcaccttgctgatttcccactctctcctctgtgaattgtctcaatatctcacagcagtcatttcactcttggttgtgacatagTGACATTGTTCTTTCCAGGCTGTAGCCAATCTATCAACCTGGACATCACTCAGGTCCTCATCCCTACCTTTACTTCCTACAGTTCTCTTTTCCCTTGCCACAAAGCGCACTAGGTTATTGCACACCGCCAACTAGGCTACTCTCACATTGATTCCAAAAGACCTGAACTCTTTTACCTCTTCACACCTCTGAGATTGCATGTAGTTTGCATCAGATGCTTTGGCAGATGCTGGATCACAGGAATTGTCAATGGCTATACAATTCAGAAGGGTCTACTTctgtatcaaggaagaataGTTGTGCCCGATGAACAGATCAAACAGCAGCTCTTATCCTTCCATGGTTCCCCTGCTTCTGGTCACCAAGGAGTAGCACAGACTCTAGAGTTAATCAGTTGtgactactactggccagcaATGAAATTCCAAGTCAATTGCTATGTGGAGACTTGTGAAatctgccaaagaagcaagggCCATGTGCACAACTTTGCTCTCAACCGGCTTTCCGCCCCTGCAGGTCCTTGGGAAGACATCTCATATGATTCCATTGTCAAGTTTCCCAAATGTAAGGGATATGACAGCATTCTGGTGGTTGTGGACTGCTTCACAAAAATGATGCACTTGATTCCCTGTCAGGAAACTGCCGCTGCTGAGGATGTAGCTCAGACGTTCCTGGaacatgtctggaagctacatggcaCTTGAAGCGCACTGTGTCTGACAGAGGGACtacattcaactccaagttccTCAAGGCACTCTACAAATCTCTGCAGATCACTCCTAGTTTCTCTACTGCTTATCACTCACAATCTGATGGGCAAACTGGTATCAAGAACCAATGGCTAGAGGCTTACCTATGTCCCTTCATTAATCCTAGACAGTCTCATTGTGTTTACTGGCTTCCACTGGCTGCATTTGCTCacaacaatgccagaagctaagcaacaggcaaatcgcCTTTTGAGATTGTGTATGGCTGTTCTCCTGTCATTTCACTGCTCCTGGAACCCACAGGATTGCCTATTACTGATGACTGAGccaaacaacaaatcctTGATGTGTTCCATGTCAGCTTATTGTCTGCTTTCAAACAGGAcacagagtttgattgcaCATTCACTCCTCTCCCGCCTGTGATCACaacagaaggagaagaagagtatgaagtAGACAAATTTGTAGATTGGGCAGCAGAAGACAGGGTCTGGAAGTACAGGGTcagatggaagggatatgcgCCCCATAAGTACACATGGGAACCAACCAAGGATCTACAGCAttgcaaggacaaattgcACAACTTCTTTGCTAATTATCCAGATGCCCCAGCCGCCAATAATCCCATCCCTGCAAATGCACGCAAAGTTAGAAAGAGCAAGATAGTCAAGCAACTCAGCAAATCAAAAACTGCCTGCTTTGTCACTTGAAAAGCTCTCACTGCTAGAAATTGTCCTGCTAAGTTCTTCTTGCGCTCCCCACTATCCCAGCGTGCCCATCTTCAGCTCTATTGACGCCTTGGCCtacaacccttgcctcaacatCAATTGCTACATCATGAACAGCCCAGAAGCAATGAGAT
The Rhizoctonia solani chromosome 8, complete sequence DNA segment above includes these coding regions:
- a CDS encoding Retrotransposable element Tf2 protein, with translation MKFQVNCYVETCEICQRSKGHVHNFALNRLSAPAGPWEDISYDSIVKFPKCKGYDSILVVVDCFTKMMHLIPCQETAAAEDVAQTFLEHFLKALYKSLQITPSFSTAYHSQSDGQTGIKNQWLEAYLSKQQILDVFHVSLLSAFKQDTEFDCTFTPLPPVITTEGEEEYEVDKFVDWAAEDRVWKYRVRWKGYAPHKYTWEPTKDLQHCKDKLHNFFANYPDAPAANNPIPANARKLSLLEIVLLSSSCAPHYPSVPIFSSIDALAYNPCLNINCYIMNSPEAMRSHLDSSANIILALMSASSHNKVRFFKCNVYKHPKWGFLYWLNPRGEQGPVTLYGKQNLILLYPADPPANTSKPATPVTPPARPDTPRPTEAHAPAPLPFPLFPSTPDTHWTPGDLSQMREMQWEPQSYPGWNMSQPRMK